In the genome of Populus alba chromosome 11, ASM523922v2, whole genome shotgun sequence, one region contains:
- the LOC118031376 gene encoding protein DEHYDRATION-INDUCED 19, translating to MTSNFWTSRIAAAKQQYGSQHHHQSSHLDRFNIDDFEVEEEVRPDFPCPYCYEDFDIGSLCSHLEDEHSYESKVAVCPICSAKVAQDMLSHITLQHGHLFKLQRRRRLRRVAIPNSQALSLLGRDLREAHLQVLLGGGGYRSNNTNANVSNASTDPFLSSFILNLHTSEAEEISKSVVTSIEDSSAKNSAPSHMWKSSFDPSLSYEEREKRMKQVSGRVGFVQDLLLSTLLSN from the exons ATGACCTCTAATTTTTGGACATCTCGCATCGCCGCCGCTAAACAGCAGTATGGGTCACAGCACCATCATCAGAGTTCCCATCTAG ATCGTTTCAATATTGATGATTTCGAGGTAGAAGAAGAGGTTAGACCTGATTTTCCATGTCCTTACTGTTATGAAGATTTCGATATCGGGTCTCTATGTTCGCATCTTGAAGATGAGCACTCGTACGAGTCTAAAGTCGCC GTTTGTCCTATTTGCTCTGCTAAAGTTGCTCAGGACATGCTAAGTCATATTACATTACAACATGGACACTTGTTCAAG TTGCAGAGACGTCGCAGGTTACGTAGAGTTGCAATTCCTAACAGTCAGGCGTTGTCTCTCCTTGGTCGTGATCTCCGTGAGGCTCATCTGCAAGTGCTGTTAGGGGGTGGTGGATATAGGTCAAATAACACTAATGCTAATGTGTCCAATGCCTCCACTGATCCATTcctttcatctttcattttaaatctcCATACATCTGAAGCAgaagaaatttcaaaatctgTGGTAACGAGCATAGAGGATTCTTCTGCAAAGAATTCAGCACCATCTCATATGTGGAAATCAAG TTTTGATCCTTCTTTGAGTTAcgaagagagggaaaaaaggaTGAAGCAAGTTTCTGGGAGAGTTGGTTTTGTGCAGGATTTGCTTCTCTCAACCTTGTTAAGCAACTAA
- the LOC118031380 gene encoding protein E6: protein MAPSPRLISFLFLLAILSVQIHARESQFFSKVSGATTTTPSTTTISNDNAQDKTLPSKEKEEELSKQEQDPAFIPDNQNGYGLYGQESTQFPTTTKLANAPYTTTTYQPYKTQNQNQESYTNYPTDTTTNTNTNTNTNYYSNNAYDQEQQQNFGETSLQESGYTNMGNQNNKYYYNGANSYSNDEKQGMSDTRYLEKGKYYYDLKGESSTNSNPNQYQQDSRNNYNTRGYYSNNNNNENSKYEYYNNSMQKYDNQDDFEEGKEEQYVP, encoded by the coding sequence ATGGCTCCCTCTCCAAGACTCATTTCCTTTCTCTTCCTCCTAGCCATTTTATCTGTGCAAATCCATGCCAGAGAGAGCCAGTTCTTTAGCAAAGTCAGTGgcgccaccaccaccactcccTCCACTACCACCATCAGCAACGATAACGCTCAAGATAAAACACTCCCcagcaaagaaaaagaagaagagttgAGCAAGCAAGAACAAGATCCAGCCTTCATCCCAGACAACCAAAATGGTTATGGTCTATATGGTCAAGAATCCACCCAGTTCCCCACCACCACTAAACTAGCTAATGCACCCTACACTACTACCACTTACCAGCCATACAAgacccaaaaccaaaaccaagaaaGCTACACCAATTATCCAACTGACACAACcaccaacaccaacaccaacacAAACACCAACTACTACAGCAACAACGCTTATGATCAGGAGCAGCAACAAAACTTTGGTGAAACAAGCCTTCAAGAAAGTGGATACACCAACATGGGGAACCAGAACAACAAGTACTACTACAATGGTGCCAATAGCTACAGCAATGATGAGAAGCAAGGCATGAGTGACACAAGGTACTTGGAAAAAGGTAAGTACTACTATGACCTGAAGGGTGAGAGCAGTACTAACTCCAACCCAAACCAGTACCAGCAGGACTCAAGAAACAACTACAATACTAGAGGTTAttacagcaacaacaacaacaacgagaACTCCAAGTACGAGTACTACAATAACTCCATGCAAAAGTACGACAACCAGGATGATTTCGAAGAGGGCAAGGAAGAGCAGTATGTGCCATGA
- the LOC118031379 gene encoding uncharacterized protein, whose protein sequence is MAAEDNETSNGWPLGLMNTRLRVMESIHAAPVEPYSLRIRSSSFSSFISSNLDTESSASFFQDSSVPLGRLIGIRPGNGALYFPRRVHVDEGEKIGIGAMRAASSEVSGARRADMSQGICIPLLFGTLEKMGRSKSKSRQ, encoded by the exons ATGGCAGCAGAG GACAATGAAACATCAAATGGATGGCCACTCGGCCTGATGAACACAAGACTTCGCGTGATGGAGAGCATACATGCAGCTCCGGTAGAACCGTATTCCTTGCGCATACGCTCATCTAGTTTCTCTTCATTCATATCCTCCAACCTTGACACTGAG TCATCGGCATCCTTCTTCCAAGACAGCAGTGTGCCGCTGGGCAGGCTGATTGGAATTCGACCGGGGAATGGAGCTTTGTATTTCCCGAGGAGAGTCCATGTAGATGAAGGAGAAAAGATAGGCATAGGAGCTATGAGGGCTGCAAGTTCTGAAGTCTCTGGAGCACGCAGGGCAGATATGTCTCAAGGGATCTGCATTCCTTTACTGTTTGGCACCCTAGAAAAGATGGGCAGAAGTAAGAGCAAGTCGAGACAATGA
- the LOC118031378 gene encoding protein NUCLEAR FUSION DEFECTIVE 6, mitochondrial isoform X2: protein MSATAAARSFLRSTATRTSAAARLASAPKPGSKPASSPFRISKESPLSHRIFRSPVEMSCCVETILPYHTATASALLNSMLSVSRRSYGWTPEGQGKPR, encoded by the exons ATGTCCGCCACCGCAGCTGCCAGGTCCTTCCTCCGTTCTACAGCCACCAGAACCTCTGCGGCTGCCAGACTAGCGTCCGCACCCAAACCTGGATCCAAACCAGCTTCTTCGCCATTTCGCATCTCCAAAGAAAGCCCTCTCTCTCATCGTATTTTCAG GTCACCAGTGGAGATGAGTTGCTGTGTAGAGACAATACTTCCATACCACACTGCCACTGCCTCCGCATTGCTTAATTCAATGCTCTCCGTCTCTCGCCGCAGCTATGGTTGGACCCCTGAAG GGCAGGGCAAGCCTAGATGA
- the LOC118031378 gene encoding protein NUCLEAR FUSION DEFECTIVE 6, mitochondrial isoform X4, whose protein sequence is MSATAAARSFLRSTATRTSAAARLASAPKPGSKPASSPFRISKESPLSHRIFRSPVEMSCCVETILPYHTATASALLNSMLSVSRRSYGWTPEDG, encoded by the exons ATGTCCGCCACCGCAGCTGCCAGGTCCTTCCTCCGTTCTACAGCCACCAGAACCTCTGCGGCTGCCAGACTAGCGTCCGCACCCAAACCTGGATCCAAACCAGCTTCTTCGCCATTTCGCATCTCCAAAGAAAGCCCTCTCTCTCATCGTATTTTCAG GTCACCAGTGGAGATGAGTTGCTGTGTAGAGACAATACTTCCATACCACACTGCCACTGCCTCCGCATTGCTTAATTCAATGCTCTCCGTCTCTCGCCGCAGCTATGGTTGGACCCCTGAAG ATGGATGA
- the LOC118031378 gene encoding protein NUCLEAR FUSION DEFECTIVE 6, mitochondrial isoform X3: MSATAAARSFLRSTATRTSAAARLASAPKPGSKPASSPFRISKESPLSHRIFRSPVEMSCCVETILPYHTATASALLNSMLSVSRRSYGWTPEGV, translated from the exons ATGTCCGCCACCGCAGCTGCCAGGTCCTTCCTCCGTTCTACAGCCACCAGAACCTCTGCGGCTGCCAGACTAGCGTCCGCACCCAAACCTGGATCCAAACCAGCTTCTTCGCCATTTCGCATCTCCAAAGAAAGCCCTCTCTCTCATCGTATTTTCAG GTCACCAGTGGAGATGAGTTGCTGTGTAGAGACAATACTTCCATACCACACTGCCACTGCCTCCGCATTGCTTAATTCAATGCTCTCCGTCTCTCGCCGCAGCTATGGTTGGACCCCTGAAG GTGTTTAG
- the LOC118031378 gene encoding protein NUCLEAR FUSION DEFECTIVE 6, mitochondrial isoform X1: protein MSATAAARSFLRSTATRTSAAARLASAPKPGSKPASSPFRISKESPLSHRIFRSPVEMSCCVETILPYHTATASALLNSMLSVSRRSYGWTPEVDRVRLCLRHCCPWWNDKNPKVLQAPFEVGISWI from the exons ATGTCCGCCACCGCAGCTGCCAGGTCCTTCCTCCGTTCTACAGCCACCAGAACCTCTGCGGCTGCCAGACTAGCGTCCGCACCCAAACCTGGATCCAAACCAGCTTCTTCGCCATTTCGCATCTCCAAAGAAAGCCCTCTCTCTCATCGTATTTTCAG GTCACCAGTGGAGATGAGTTGCTGTGTAGAGACAATACTTCCATACCACACTGCCACTGCCTCCGCATTGCTTAATTCAATGCTCTCCGTCTCTCGCCGCAGCTATGGTTGGACCCCTGAAG TGGACCGTGTTAGACTTTGCTTGAGACATTGTTGTCCTTGGTGGAATGATAAAAATCCGAAGGTTCTGCAAGCACCTTTTGAAGTAGGTATCTCATGGATATAG